In a single window of the Necator americanus strain Aroian chromosome X, whole genome shotgun sequence genome:
- a CDS encoding hypothetical protein (NECATOR_CHRX.G22448.T2) codes for MPDPFMKGGIYEKRVMLSVWWGVYGIYRFELLPDNTTVTAEVYCAQLQRLADKIHKEHPKLDKAVELGLSAQPFTKTSLSPGSRVVTKYLKASGLLPYLQRLGLHIAGYGCMTCIGNSGPLDAEVSRIIEEVFKRYFD; via the exons atgccggatcctttcaTGAAAGGTGGAATCTATGAGAAGAgggtcatgctgagcgtctggtggggagtttatggaatctaccgtttcgaactgctgccggacaacacgacagttactgccgaggtctactgcgctcaactgcaaagactggccgacaagatccacaaggagcacccgaagctcgacaaa GCTGTTGAACTTGGATTGTCAGCCCAGCCTTTCACGAAGACATCGCTTTCTCCTGGATCTCGGGTTGTAACCAAGTACCTAAAAGCATCCGGACTTCTACCATACCTTCAGAGGCTTGGCCTCCACATTGCTGGCTATGGATGTATGACTTGCATTGGTAACTCTGGTCCTCTTGATGCAGAGGTGTCGAGAATCATTGAGGAGGTTTTTAAACGTTACTTTGATTGA
- a CDS encoding hypothetical protein (NECATOR_CHRX.G22449.T1), which yields MEAFNNQALPNQYVKVLRELHSNFTAKISPFYKNIIVDVKRGFRQGDTISPKIFTLTLEKAMRKLEWGDRVKVNGRQLHHLRFTDDIVLMTPSTSQAGGILAEFDETCNMRMHRSSVESAKEDVHAERMGF from the coding sequence atggaagccttcaACAACCAAGCCCTCCCTAATCAGTAcgtaaaggtacttcgagagttgcaCAGTAATTTCACGGCcaaaatttcgccattctacaagaatatcatcgtTGATGTGAAGAGAGGgttccgacagggtgatacaatctcacccaaaatattcacactCACCCTCGAAAAGgcaatgcgaaagctggaatgggGCGACAGAGTGAAGGTtaatggtcggcagctacaccatttgcgctttactgatgacatcgtactgatgaCACCTAGCACCAGTCAAGCGGGAGGTATCCTggccgaattcgacgaaacatgcaACATGCGCATGCATCGTTCTTCAgttgaatctgcaaaagaagatgttcatgcagaacggatgggtttctga
- a CDS encoding hypothetical protein (NECATOR_CHRX.G22446.T2): MTPLRDPKGTLTASRKGMEKIIYDFYSDLFDSHVHLHPHRLREDGHVIPEVLPSKGRHAIISECKVAKQWKTSKTVLLYKKGDPHDIGNYRAICLPSVIYKLFTRVIPNRIEKVLDEGQPCEQAGFPKEFSTIDHIHTVSKPIEKAFDFVETEAVMEAFNNQALPNQYVKVLRELHSNFTAKISPFYKNIIVDVKRGFRQGDTISPKIFTVTLEKAMRKLEWRDIGVKVNGRQLHHLRFADDIVLIAPSISQAGGILAEFDQTCACIVLQLNLQKMMIMPNGWVSDAPFTLNGANISECTSYVYLGRETNMMNELTPEVGRRR, translated from the exons atgactccTCTCCGGGACCCGAAGGGAACACTCACTGCATCGAGAaagggaatggagaaaatcatctacgacttctactctgatctcttcgacagtcaTGTCCACTTGCATCCTCACcgtctgagggaagacggacatgtcattccagaggttctcccgtccaaaggacgacatgctatcatatcg GAATGCAAGGTtgctaaacagtggaagaccagcaaaaccgtgttgttgtacaaaaagggagatccacatgataTCGGAAACTATCGCGCAATCTGCTTAccgtccgtcatctacaagctctttacaagagtgatccctaataggattgaaaaagtcttggatgaaggacagccatgcgagcaagcagggtttccaaaagaattcagcacgattgaccacattcacactgtttcgaaacccatcgag aaggccttcgactttgttgagacggaagcggtcatggaagccttcaACAACCAAGCCCTCCCTAATCAGTAcgtaaaggtacttcgagagttgcaCAGTAATTTCACGGCcaaaatttcgccattctacaagaatatcatcgtTGATGTGAAGAGAGGgttccgacagggtgatacaatctcacccaaaatattcacagtcaCCCTCGAAAAGgcaatgcgaaagctggaatggcGCGACATCGGAGTGAAGGTtaatggtcggcagctacaccatctgcgctttgctgatgacatcgtactgatagcACCTAGCATCAGTCAAGCGGGAGGTATCCTGGCCGAATTCGACCAAACGTGTGCATGCATCgttcttcagctgaatctgcaaaagatgaTGATCATGcccaacggatgggtctcagatgctccattcacgctcaacggagcGAATATATcagaatgcaccagctacgtttatctgggtcgcgaaacgaacatgatgaacgagcTGACCCCGGAGGTGGGCAGGAGGAGATGA
- a CDS encoding hypothetical protein (NECATOR_CHRX.G22445.T1) — MTLGGYQHLALPSKVARVNRLRFYGHILRRPADRLVQRVLRSLLGSSWKKLLDRKRKFGTKVVKEDLRILSVDRLFRRDVRLRRIWSSDEWIDFVQVLAEDREGWAELCSRTAHHGEDAGNRVRQ; from the coding sequence ATGACACTTGGaggatatcaacatcttgcactgccatcgaaagtggctagagtaaatcgtcttcgcttctatggccatatattaaggagaccggcagatcgccttgttcaacgagttttgaggagtttgttgggttcgagctggaagaagctaCTTGACCGAAAGCGGAAGTTCGGGACtaaggtggtgaaagaggacctgaggataCTCAGCGTTGATAGGctgttcaggcgagacgtaaggcttcgcagaatatggagtagcgacgaatggattgattttgtgcaagttctcgcagaagatcgagaaggttgggcagagctgtgctcaaggacggcacaccacggcgaagatgcgggtaatcgcgtcaggcaatga
- a CDS encoding hypothetical protein (NECATOR_CHRX.G22450.T1): MTDSLNTFTTARKRLSFKTTKRRLSPETLKPVEQYEPHRTKNSRPCSQGFAERRQRKTLKREEQKYWLKLQRRGKAFAIPIETSPVTIQG; encoded by the coding sequence atgaccgacTCGTTGAACActttcacgactgcacgaaaaagactgagttttaaaaccaccaagagacgcctgtctcctGAAACTCTGAAGCCAGTGGAGCAGTACGAGCCGCAtagaaccaagaactcacgtccgtgctcgcaaggctttgcagagaggcgacaaaggaagaccttaaagagagaagagcagaagtactggctgaagctgcagaggcggggaaaagcattcGCTATACCcatcgagacttcgccagtcacAATACAAGGATGA
- a CDS encoding hypothetical protein (NECATOR_CHRX.G22446.T1) — MTPLRDPKGTLTASRKGMEKIIYDFYSDLFDSHVHLHPHRLREDGHVIPEVLPSKGRHAIISECKVAKQWKTSKTVLLYKKGDPHDIGNYRAICLPSVIYKLFTRVIPNRIEKVLDEGQPCEQAGFPKEFSTIDHIHTVSKPIEKAFDFVETEAVMEAFNNQALPNQYVKVLRELHSNFTAKISPFYKNIIVDVKRGFRQGDTISPKIFTVTLEKAMRKLEWRDIGVKVNGRQLHHLRFADDIVLIAPSISQAGGILAEFDQTCACIVLQLNLQKMMIMPNGWVSDAPFTLNGANISECTSYVYLGRETNMMNELTPEHRQDALTDLEYAHDVVIFAECSTKVQHVVNLVSKLAVAYRLRLRPNKCKQMWISSNGNQGG, encoded by the exons atgactccTCTCCGGGACCCGAAGGGAACACTCACTGCATCGAGAaagggaatggagaaaatcatctacgacttctactctgatctcttcgacagtcaTGTCCACTTGCATCCTCACcgtctgagggaagacggacatgtcattccagaggttctcccgtccaaaggacgacatgctatcatatcg GAATGCAAGGTtgctaaacagtggaagaccagcaaaaccgtgttgttgtacaaaaagggagatccacatgataTCGGAAACTATCGCGCAATCTGCTTAccgtccgtcatctacaagctctttacaagagtgatccctaataggattgaaaaagtcttggatgaaggacagccatgcgagcaagcagggtttccaaaagaattcagcacgattgaccacattcacactgtttcgaaacccatcgag aaggccttcgactttgttgagacggaagcggtcatggaagccttcaACAACCAAGCCCTCCCTAATCAGTAcgtaaaggtacttcgagagttgcaCAGTAATTTCACGGCcaaaatttcgccattctacaagaatatcatcgtTGATGTGAAGAGAGGgttccgacagggtgatacaatctcacccaaaatattcacagtcaCCCTCGAAAAGgcaatgcgaaagctggaatggcGCGACATCGGAGTGAAGGTtaatggtcggcagctacaccatctgcgctttgctgatgacatcgtactgatagcACCTAGCATCAGTCAAGCGGGAGGTATCCTGGCCGAATTCGACCAAACGTGTGCATGCATCgttcttcagctgaatctgcaaaagatgaTGATCATGcccaacggatgggtctcagatgctccattcacgctcaacggagcGAATATATcagaatgcaccagctacgtttatctgggtcgcgaaacgaacatgatgaacgagcTGACCCCGGAG CACCGTCAGGACGCcctgaccgatctcgagtacgctcaCGACGTTGTTATTTTCGCGGAATGCAGTACGAAagttcaacatgttgtcaaccttgtatcgaagctggctgtaGCCTAtagactacgtctacgccctaataaatgtaagcagatgtggatctcttcgaacgggaatcagggtggatag
- a CDS encoding hypothetical protein (NECATOR_CHRX.G22447.T1) has translation MRKQEPLADSGTQSGQMEELLALVLSVRRSTGVKVIKEQFGSTSPGCAFVRLRALRGRKLWIISAVHLRKPLRTPSMMNPMR, from the coding sequence ATGCGAAAGCAGGAACCACTGGCTGACTCTGGCACGcaatcgggacaaatggaagaattactggcgctcgTTCTatcagttcgaagatcaacgggagtcaaggtgatcaaggagcaatttggctcaacgtcgcctggatgcgcctttgtacgactgcgtgctctcagaggacgtaaactctggatcataAGTGCCGTGCACCTACGAAAACCGCtgaggacgccttctatgatgaacccaatgcgttga